The Streptomyces achromogenes genome window below encodes:
- a CDS encoding D-2-hydroxyacid dehydrogenase, producing MRDRLVVLYRGNRPPATARIESLADTVYATEEELPYLLPGADVLLAWVTITPAIREAWPDDPQKAPRWVHASSAGVDSFLFPALVDEPRVVLTNARGVYEQPTAEYVLGLILALAKDFPGTWEHQRRREWRPRPSDGITGRTVLVWGTGPIGRAIARLLRAVGMRVSGAGRTSRTDDPDFGTVHGATTLRSALSEADYVVLAAPLTRDTRGMVDAPVLAAMKPGARLINVGRGGLVDEEALVDHLAAGRLAGAALDVFAQEPLPAESPLWNMPGVMISPHTAGETTSERQELVELFLDNFTRYSEGRPLRNVVDKRRGYVVEDTRPA from the coding sequence ATGCGCGACCGACTCGTCGTCCTCTACCGCGGCAACCGGCCCCCCGCCACCGCACGCATCGAAAGCCTCGCGGACACCGTCTACGCCACAGAGGAGGAACTGCCCTACCTCCTCCCCGGCGCCGACGTCCTCCTGGCCTGGGTGACCATCACCCCGGCCATCCGGGAGGCGTGGCCCGACGATCCGCAGAAGGCGCCCCGCTGGGTCCACGCGTCCTCCGCGGGCGTGGACTCCTTCCTGTTCCCCGCCCTGGTGGACGAGCCGCGCGTTGTCCTGACCAACGCCCGGGGGGTCTACGAGCAGCCGACCGCCGAGTACGTCCTCGGCCTGATCCTCGCCCTCGCCAAGGACTTCCCCGGCACCTGGGAGCACCAGCGGCGCCGCGAGTGGCGTCCGCGCCCCAGTGACGGCATCACCGGACGCACCGTGCTGGTCTGGGGGACGGGGCCGATCGGCCGGGCCATCGCCCGGCTGCTGCGCGCCGTCGGGATGCGGGTGAGCGGTGCGGGCCGCACGTCCCGTACGGACGACCCCGACTTCGGCACGGTCCACGGTGCGACGACCCTGCGCTCCGCCCTGTCGGAAGCGGACTACGTCGTCCTGGCCGCCCCCCTCACCCGGGACACCCGGGGCATGGTCGACGCTCCCGTGCTCGCCGCCATGAAGCCGGGGGCGCGGCTGATCAACGTAGGCCGGGGGGGACTCGTCGACGAGGAGGCGCTGGTCGACCACCTCGCCGCCGGACGGCTCGCCGGCGCGGCCCTGGACGTGTTCGCCCAGGAACCGCTGCCTGCCGAATCACCCCTGTGGAACATGCCCGGCGTGATGATCTCCCCGCACACGGCGGGCGAGACCACCAGCGAACGGCAGGAGCTCGTCGAGTTGTTCCTCGACAACTTCACCCGGTACAGCGAGGGCCGGCCGCTGCGCAACGTGGTGGACAAGCGGCGCGGATACGTGGTCGAGGACACGCGCCCCGCCTGA
- a CDS encoding cupin domain-containing protein — translation MSLLKTIDPHPSFAPQESGPLPERLISGNPTFKTWAQDAAREETIKTGVWEATPGETRSVKGELFEFCHILSGVIELTPQDGEPVVYRAGDSFVMKPGFVGVWKTIETVRKIYLTVS, via the coding sequence ATGTCGCTCCTGAAGACCATCGATCCCCACCCCTCCTTCGCACCCCAGGAGTCCGGCCCGCTGCCGGAGCGCCTGATTTCCGGCAACCCGACCTTCAAGACGTGGGCCCAGGACGCCGCCCGCGAGGAAACGATCAAAACGGGTGTCTGGGAAGCCACGCCCGGCGAGACGCGTTCGGTCAAGGGCGAGCTCTTCGAGTTCTGCCACATCCTTTCCGGCGTCATCGAGCTCACGCCGCAAGACGGCGAGCCGGTCGTCTACAGGGCAGGGGACAGCTTTGTCATGAAGCCGGGCTTCGTCGGGGTCTGGAAGACCATCGAAACCGTGCGCAAGATCTACCTGACCGTTTCATAG
- a CDS encoding ABC transporter ATP-binding protein yields MSGTEKTARDAHHAQEPVGAPAPAGEGLDARLLVERGSFRLDVALTAAPGDVVALLGPNGAGKTTALRALAGLVPLTDGHLRLDGAELHRTSPESRPVGVVFQDYLLFPHLTALDNVAFGPRCHGATKAQARAEAAKWLDRMGLADHAGSKPRKLSGGQAQRVALARALATHPRLLLLDEPLAALDARTRLDVRAQLRHHLAEFEAVAVLVTHDPLDAMVLADHLVVIEDGRIVQQGSPAHIARHPRTDYIAHLVGLNLYRGEAQGHTVRVDGGSGITTGITTTEDLAGPVFVAFPPSAVTLHRDRPTCSSARNLWRCEVAGMETHGDQIRADLTGGLPLAADLTTVAAAELGLYPGAAVWATVKATQTHAYPA; encoded by the coding sequence ATGAGCGGCACCGAGAAGACCGCACGCGACGCGCACCACGCGCAGGAACCGGTCGGCGCGCCCGCCCCGGCCGGAGAAGGGCTCGACGCCCGACTGCTGGTCGAGCGCGGCTCCTTCCGCCTCGACGTGGCGCTGACCGCGGCGCCGGGTGACGTCGTCGCGCTCCTCGGTCCCAACGGCGCCGGCAAGACGACCGCGCTGCGCGCCCTCGCCGGCCTCGTCCCGCTCACCGACGGCCACCTCCGCCTGGACGGGGCCGAGTTGCACCGCACCTCGCCGGAGTCCCGTCCGGTCGGCGTCGTGTTCCAGGACTACCTGCTCTTCCCCCACCTGACCGCGCTGGACAACGTGGCGTTCGGGCCGCGCTGCCACGGTGCGACCAAGGCGCAGGCACGCGCCGAGGCCGCGAAGTGGCTGGACCGCATGGGCCTCGCCGACCACGCCGGGAGCAAGCCCCGCAAGCTCTCCGGCGGCCAGGCGCAACGCGTCGCCCTCGCCCGGGCCCTGGCCACCCACCCGCGTCTGCTGCTCCTCGACGAGCCGCTCGCCGCCCTCGACGCCCGCACCCGCCTCGACGTCCGCGCCCAACTCCGGCACCACCTGGCCGAGTTCGAAGCGGTAGCCGTGCTCGTCACGCACGACCCGTTGGACGCGATGGTCCTCGCCGACCACCTCGTCGTCATCGAGGACGGCCGCATCGTCCAGCAGGGCAGCCCCGCCCACATCGCCCGCCACCCGCGCACCGACTACATCGCCCACCTCGTCGGCCTCAACCTCTACCGGGGCGAGGCGCAAGGACACACGGTCCGCGTCGACGGCGGATCCGGCATCACGACCGGCATCACGACCACCGAGGACCTCGCCGGCCCGGTCTTCGTCGCCTTCCCGCCCAGTGCGGTCACCCTGCACCGGGACCGCCCCACCTGCTCCAGCGCACGCAACCTCTGGCGGTGCGAGGTCGCCGGCATGGAGACCCACGGCGACCAGATCCGCGCCGACCTCACCGGCGGACTTCCGCTCGCCGCCGACCTCACCACGGTCGCGGCGGCGGAGCTCGGCCTGTATCCGGGCGCCGCGGTCTGGGCGACGGTCAAGGCGACCCAGACCCACGCGTACCCCGCCTGA
- the modB gene encoding molybdate ABC transporter permease subunit produces the protein MTSPPLHKAGAADTLTGGPRRRVRGAPKGRGVGGGAPLPLLLPALIGLAFLVLPLVALLIRAPWRSMPELLTSTEVWQALQLSLVCATAATAVSLVLGVPLAWLLARVEFPGRGLLRALVTLPLVLPPVVGGVALLMALGRNGVMGRWLDSWFGITLPFTTAGVVVAEAFVAMPFLVISVEGTLRAADPRYEEAATTLGASRFTAFRRVTLPLIAPGIAAGAVLAWARALGEFGATITFAGNFPGRTQTMPLAVYLALQSDPEAAIALSLVLLAVSIAVLAGLRDRWMTAS, from the coding sequence GTGACCTCCCCGCCCCTGCACAAGGCCGGCGCCGCGGACACCCTGACCGGCGGCCCGCGGCGCCGCGTCCGCGGAGCCCCGAAGGGCCGCGGCGTCGGCGGAGGCGCCCCGCTGCCCCTTCTCCTGCCCGCGCTGATCGGGCTGGCGTTCCTGGTCCTCCCCCTCGTCGCCCTGCTGATCCGGGCCCCCTGGCGGAGCATGCCCGAGCTGCTGACCAGCACCGAGGTGTGGCAGGCGCTCCAGTTGTCCCTGGTCTGCGCGACGGCGGCGACCGCGGTGAGCCTGGTGCTGGGGGTGCCGCTGGCCTGGCTGCTGGCACGGGTCGAGTTCCCCGGACGCGGCCTTCTCCGGGCGTTGGTCACCCTTCCGCTGGTACTGCCGCCGGTGGTGGGCGGCGTGGCCCTGCTGATGGCGCTCGGCCGCAACGGGGTCATGGGCCGGTGGCTGGACTCCTGGTTCGGGATCACCCTGCCGTTCACCACCGCCGGGGTCGTCGTCGCGGAAGCCTTCGTGGCGATGCCGTTCCTCGTCATCAGCGTCGAGGGCACCCTGCGCGCCGCCGACCCGCGCTACGAGGAGGCTGCCACGACGCTGGGCGCCTCGCGCTTCACCGCGTTCCGCCGGGTCACGCTGCCGCTCATCGCCCCCGGCATCGCGGCCGGCGCCGTGCTGGCGTGGGCCCGGGCGCTCGGCGAGTTCGGCGCGACGATCACCTTCGCCGGCAACTTCCCCGGCCGCACCCAGACCATGCCGCTCGCCGTGTACCTGGCGCTGCAGAGCGACCCGGAGGCCGCGATCGCCCTGAGCCTCGTGCTGCTGGCCGTCTCGATCGCGGTGCTGGCCGGGCTGCGCGACCGCTGGATGACCGCCTCATGA
- the modA gene encoding molybdate ABC transporter substrate-binding protein, with translation MTRSARRTRRMLQVTGAGAALLALSACSSSDSGSSTTSGSAPSDSASDKLSGTVTVFAAASLKESFTTLGKEFEKAHPGTKVTFSFGGSDTLAASITAGAPADVFASASPRTMAIVTDEGDAQGTPATFVRNQLEIAALPGNPDGIASLKDLTKSSLKVVLCDRTVPCGAAAQKALDASRLKLTPVSYEEDVRSALNKVVLKEADAAVVYRTDVKAAGDKVEGVDFPESAQAVNEYPITLLKGSKNVGTAKAFIALVQSADGQKVLTDAGFLQP, from the coding sequence ATGACCCGTTCCGCGCGCCGGACCCGCCGGATGCTGCAGGTGACCGGCGCAGGCGCCGCCCTGCTGGCCCTGAGCGCCTGCTCGTCGTCCGACTCCGGCTCGTCCACGACGTCGGGCTCCGCCCCGTCGGACTCCGCCTCGGACAAGCTGTCCGGCACGGTCACCGTCTTCGCCGCCGCCTCGCTGAAGGAGAGCTTCACGACGCTGGGCAAGGAGTTCGAGAAGGCCCACCCGGGTACGAAGGTCACCTTCAGCTTCGGCGGCAGCGACACCCTCGCCGCGAGCATCACCGCCGGCGCCCCCGCCGACGTGTTCGCCTCGGCCAGCCCCAGGACCATGGCCATCGTGACGGACGAGGGCGACGCGCAGGGCACGCCCGCCACCTTCGTCCGCAACCAGCTGGAGATCGCCGCCCTGCCGGGCAACCCGGACGGGATCGCGTCCCTGAAGGACCTCACGAAGTCCTCGCTGAAGGTCGTGCTCTGCGACAGGACGGTGCCGTGCGGCGCCGCCGCCCAGAAGGCCCTGGACGCGAGCAGGCTGAAGCTCACCCCGGTCTCCTACGAGGAGGACGTCAGGTCGGCCCTGAACAAGGTGGTCCTGAAGGAGGCCGACGCCGCGGTGGTCTACAGGACCGATGTGAAGGCCGCGGGTGACAAGGTGGAGGGCGTGGACTTCCCCGAGTCGGCGCAGGCCGTCAACGAATACCCGATCACCCTGCTCAAGGGCTCGAAGAACGTCGGGACCGCCAAGGCGTTCATCGCGCTCGTGCAGTCCGCCGACGGCCAGAAGGTCCTGACCGACGCCGGGTTTCTCCAGCCGTGA
- a CDS encoding phosphatase PAP2 family protein codes for MNGRSAHAALPPSLRSSLGPIAGLAALVVLALGVLYAGDGEPGRVDRWVVRPTADSVRPPWRNVALALDFLGEPVGAAMLLVAVVAGCLLLRRPRTAVLAVAGAGLTVGAATLLKSVVGRTIHGDDNLSYPSGHTAFATALALVVALLAVGRLGLARTAGTSLALTAALVAGASMGWAQVALGAHYPTDVLGGWCAALTVVPATAWLIDRWADRLEGRLEGRSADGSADPVVTPPTGPIAGPPADAGRQERR; via the coding sequence GTGAACGGCCGTTCGGCGCACGCGGCGCTGCCGCCCTCGCTGCGCTCGTCGCTCGGGCCGATCGCGGGGCTAGCCGCGCTGGTGGTCCTCGCGCTGGGGGTGCTGTACGCCGGCGACGGCGAGCCCGGCAGGGTGGACCGGTGGGTCGTCCGGCCTACGGCGGACAGTGTGCGGCCGCCGTGGCGGAACGTGGCCCTGGCCCTGGACTTCCTGGGGGAGCCCGTGGGGGCGGCGATGCTGCTCGTCGCCGTCGTGGCGGGCTGTCTGCTGCTCCGACGTCCCCGAACGGCGGTGCTCGCCGTCGCCGGCGCCGGCCTGACCGTGGGGGCGGCGACGCTGCTCAAGTCTGTGGTGGGACGCACCATCCACGGGGACGACAACCTGTCCTACCCGAGCGGACACACTGCCTTCGCGACCGCGCTCGCCCTCGTGGTGGCGCTCCTCGCGGTCGGCCGGCTCGGCCTCGCCAGGACGGCCGGCACCTCACTCGCGCTCACCGCGGCGCTGGTCGCCGGCGCGTCCATGGGCTGGGCGCAGGTCGCCCTGGGCGCGCACTACCCGACCGACGTCCTCGGCGGCTGGTGCGCCGCGCTGACGGTGGTGCCGGCCACCGCGTGGCTGATCGACCGGTGGGCCGATCGGCTGGAGGGCCGGCTGGAGGGCCGGTCGGCGGACGGGTCGGCCGACCCGGTCGTCACCCCGCCGACCGGTCCGATCGCCGGTCCGCCGGCCGACGCCGGTCGGCAGGAGCGTCGCTGA
- a CDS encoding glutamate-1-semialdehyde 2,1-aminomutase, producing the protein MDTEATEDTAELLLPRSRAANERLHALVPGGAHTYAKGDDQYPENLAPVISHGHGAHVWDVDGNRYIEYGSGLRSVSLGHAHPRVVEAVRRQLDRGGNFVRPSIVEVEAAETFLATVPTAEMVKFAKNGSDATTAAVRLARAATGRPRVALCADHPFFSTDDWFIGTTPMSAGIPDATNELTVTFPYGDLAATEELLSRHRGEVACLILEPATHSEPPPGYLQGLRELADRHGCVLVFDEMITGFRWSEAGAQGLYGVVPDLSTFGKALGNGFAVSALAGRRDLMERGGLRHSGDRVFLLSTTHGAETHSLAAATAVLSTYVEEGVTARLHALGERLAAGVREAAAGMGVGDHLVVRGRASNLVFATLDEHGRPSQEYRTLFLRRLLAGGVLAPSFVVSSALDDADIDHTVDVVAQACAVYRKALDAGDPTPWMAGRPVKPVFRRQA; encoded by the coding sequence GTGGACACCGAAGCCACCGAAGACACCGCAGAGCTGCTCCTGCCCCGGTCGCGGGCGGCGAACGAGCGGCTGCACGCCCTGGTCCCCGGGGGCGCGCACACCTACGCCAAGGGCGACGACCAGTACCCCGAGAACCTGGCCCCGGTCATCAGCCACGGTCACGGCGCCCATGTGTGGGACGTCGACGGCAACCGGTACATCGAGTACGGCTCCGGCCTGCGGTCGGTCAGCCTCGGCCACGCCCACCCCCGGGTGGTCGAGGCCGTGCGACGGCAACTCGACCGCGGCGGCAACTTCGTCCGGCCGTCCATCGTGGAGGTCGAGGCCGCGGAAACCTTCCTGGCGACCGTGCCGACCGCCGAGATGGTGAAGTTCGCGAAGAACGGCTCCGACGCCACCACCGCCGCGGTGCGCCTCGCCCGCGCCGCCACCGGCCGCCCGCGGGTGGCACTCTGCGCCGACCATCCGTTCTTCTCCACCGACGACTGGTTCATCGGCACCACGCCGATGTCCGCCGGCATCCCGGACGCCACCAACGAACTCACCGTGACGTTCCCCTACGGCGACCTGGCCGCCACCGAGGAGCTGCTCTCCCGGCACCGGGGCGAGGTCGCCTGTCTGATCCTCGAACCCGCCACCCACTCCGAGCCGCCGCCCGGGTACCTCCAGGGCCTGCGCGAACTGGCCGACCGGCACGGCTGCGTCCTGGTCTTCGACGAGATGATCACCGGCTTCCGCTGGTCCGAGGCGGGCGCCCAGGGCCTGTACGGCGTCGTCCCCGACCTTTCCACGTTCGGCAAGGCCCTGGGCAACGGGTTCGCCGTCTCCGCGCTGGCCGGGCGCCGCGACCTGATGGAACGGGGCGGGCTGCGCCACTCCGGCGACCGGGTGTTCCTGCTGTCCACGACCCACGGTGCGGAGACGCACTCCCTGGCCGCCGCGACGGCCGTGCTCAGCACCTACGTGGAGGAGGGCGTCACCGCCCGGCTGCACGCCCTCGGCGAACGGCTGGCCGCCGGTGTCCGCGAGGCCGCGGCCGGCATGGGCGTCGGCGACCACCTCGTCGTCCGGGGCCGGGCCAGCAACCTGGTCTTCGCCACCCTCGACGAGCACGGGCGGCCGTCCCAGGAGTACCGCACCCTGTTCCTGCGCCGGCTCCTCGCGGGCGGGGTGCTGGCCCCGTCGTTCGTGGTGAGCAGCGCGCTCGACGACGCCGACATCGACCACACCGTCGACGTGGTGGCCCAGGCGTGCGCGGTGTACCGCAAGGCCCTGGACGCCGGTGACCCCACCCCCTGGATGGCCGGACGGCCGGTGAAGCCCGTGTTCCGCCGCCAGGCGTGA
- the rfbC gene encoding dTDP-4-dehydrorhamnose 3,5-epimerase, which translates to MKAIEVPEISGAYLFEPTPYADERGFFCRTFDADVLRSVGLDPHAFVQDSLSRSAGGVLRGLHLRSGAGEAKLVRCSYGRIFDVVVDLRTNSPTFRNVASFELSGETQTTLYIPAGCAHGFQALTETADTSYRIDRPHDPAEDVTIAFDDPELAVPWPLPVTSMSQRDREAPSLADVLKHKES; encoded by the coding sequence GTGAAGGCGATCGAAGTCCCGGAGATCTCCGGCGCCTACCTGTTCGAACCGACGCCGTACGCCGACGAACGCGGCTTCTTCTGCCGCACCTTCGACGCCGACGTGCTCCGCTCGGTGGGCCTCGACCCCCACGCGTTCGTGCAGGACAGCCTGTCCCGCTCGGCCGGCGGCGTGCTGCGCGGCCTGCACCTGCGCTCCGGCGCCGGCGAGGCCAAACTGGTGCGCTGCTCGTACGGGAGGATCTTCGACGTCGTCGTGGACCTGCGGACAAACTCGCCGACCTTTCGCAACGTGGCCTCCTTCGAGCTGTCCGGCGAGACGCAGACGACCCTGTACATCCCGGCGGGGTGCGCGCACGGCTTCCAGGCGCTGACCGAGACCGCCGACACCTCGTACCGGATCGACCGTCCGCACGATCCGGCCGAGGACGTGACCATCGCCTTCGACGACCCGGAGCTGGCCGTTCCCTGGCCGCTGCCGGTCACGTCGATGTCCCAGCGGGACCGGGAGGCGCCGAGCCTCGCCGACGTCCTGAAGCACAAGGAGAGTTGA
- a CDS encoding polysaccharide pyruvyl transferase family protein — translation MTSAGGSPVRVGVFGLLGSGNLGNDGSLEAVLGYLRAEHPEAVVDALCGGPEVVTARYGIPATRLHWYRGEYRTASRAGAIAGKGLGKLVDAFRTAAWVRRHDVVIVPGMGVLEATLPLRPWGFPYALFLLCASGRLSGSRVALVGVGAAPIANPSTRALVRWSARLAAYRSYRDVPSRDAMRAMGVDTARDEVHPDLAFALPAPPAGQPPVAPGRVCVGVMDFHGGDDDRDRGEEIHRRYLEGTTRFVRALVEDGRPVRLLTGDACDAPVVAAILDAVDSPLVTAAEAASLADLMKETAAADAVVATRYHNLVCALRSGTPTLSLSYAAKSDALMAEMGLGAYCHPAREVDADRLLEQFRSLEKRSAELRETLTERNRAAAQRLDRHFTALTAALFPATGRTRAPAPAPAPARNQDHARAQGHTRQETP, via the coding sequence ATGACGTCCGCGGGCGGATCCCCCGTGCGCGTCGGGGTGTTCGGGCTGCTCGGCTCCGGCAACCTCGGCAACGACGGGTCGCTCGAGGCGGTGCTCGGATACCTCCGCGCGGAGCACCCGGAGGCGGTCGTGGACGCGCTGTGCGGTGGACCCGAGGTCGTCACGGCCCGGTACGGCATCCCCGCGACGCGGCTGCACTGGTACCGCGGGGAGTACCGGACGGCTTCGCGGGCGGGCGCGATCGCCGGCAAGGGGCTCGGCAAACTCGTCGACGCCTTCCGCACCGCCGCCTGGGTGCGCCGGCACGACGTGGTGATCGTGCCGGGCATGGGCGTCCTGGAGGCCACGCTGCCGCTGCGGCCGTGGGGCTTCCCGTACGCGCTGTTCCTGCTGTGCGCGAGCGGCCGGCTGTCCGGCAGCCGGGTCGCGCTGGTCGGCGTCGGCGCCGCCCCGATCGCCAACCCGTCGACCCGTGCCCTGGTGCGCTGGTCGGCGCGGCTGGCCGCCTACCGGTCGTACCGGGACGTCCCGTCCCGCGACGCGATGCGGGCGATGGGCGTGGACACCGCGCGCGACGAGGTCCACCCGGACCTCGCGTTCGCCCTGCCGGCGCCGCCGGCGGGCCAGCCCCCGGTGGCGCCGGGCCGCGTCTGCGTCGGCGTCATGGACTTCCACGGCGGCGACGACGACCGCGACCGCGGCGAGGAGATCCACCGGCGCTACCTCGAGGGGACGACCCGCTTCGTCCGCGCGCTGGTCGAGGACGGCAGGCCGGTCCGGCTGCTCACCGGCGACGCGTGCGACGCGCCGGTGGTCGCCGCGATCCTCGACGCGGTGGACTCGCCGCTGGTCACCGCCGCCGAGGCGGCCTCGCTCGCCGACCTGATGAAGGAGACGGCGGCCGCCGACGCCGTGGTGGCGACCCGCTACCACAACCTGGTCTGCGCACTGCGGTCCGGCACCCCGACGCTCTCGCTCAGCTATGCGGCGAAGAGCGACGCGCTCATGGCGGAGATGGGCCTCGGCGCGTACTGCCATCCGGCGCGCGAGGTCGACGCCGACCGGCTGCTGGAGCAGTTCCGGTCGCTGGAGAAACGATCGGCGGAACTGCGGGAGACCCTCACCGAACGGAACCGGGCCGCCGCCCAGCGACTCGACCGCCATTTCACGGCCCTGACCGCGGCGCTGTTCCCGGCGACCGGCCGCACCCGCGCCCCGGCCCCGGCCCCGGCCCCGGCCCGCAACCAAGACCACGCCCGCGCCCAGGGCCACACCCGGCAGGAGACCCCGTGA
- a CDS encoding glycosyltransferase family 2 protein, whose translation MTAHPRLSIGLPVYNGEEYLAESFDALLGQTYEDFELVVSDNASTDGTEDICRRYAAKDSRIRYLRLPRNIGAAPNHNYVFTECRGELFKWASHDDLYARDLLLRCVQALDERPDVVLAHSGQAVIDGDGQVKVPYEYGLATDSPHAPERFRSLLFEPGGDDFYGVMRADMLRRVKPHDSYHHADRTFVAEITLHGPFHQVPELLYFRRDHPTRAERANPSKRSRCVNLDPRRAGLLHPTPRLLAEYVWGFASAIRRAPLSAADRRACFGHLAAWMTSRVRPGAGERVEDRAPVDPARLTVSVDALVAGREGRRA comes from the coding sequence ATGACCGCCCACCCCAGGCTGAGCATCGGCCTGCCCGTGTACAACGGCGAGGAGTACCTGGCCGAGTCGTTCGACGCCCTGCTCGGCCAGACCTACGAGGACTTCGAACTGGTCGTCTCCGACAACGCCTCGACCGACGGGACCGAGGACATCTGCCGCCGGTACGCCGCGAAGGACTCGCGCATCCGGTACCTCCGGCTGCCCCGCAACATCGGCGCCGCGCCCAACCACAATTACGTGTTCACCGAGTGCCGCGGCGAGCTGTTCAAGTGGGCCTCCCACGACGACCTGTACGCCCGGGACCTGCTGCTGCGCTGCGTCCAGGCGCTGGACGAACGGCCGGACGTGGTCCTCGCGCACAGCGGCCAGGCGGTCATCGACGGCGACGGCCAGGTGAAGGTCCCCTACGAGTACGGGCTCGCCACCGACTCGCCGCACGCGCCGGAGCGCTTCCGCAGCCTGCTCTTCGAGCCCGGTGGCGACGACTTCTACGGGGTGATGCGGGCCGACATGCTGCGCCGGGTGAAGCCGCACGACAGCTACCACCACGCGGACCGCACGTTCGTCGCCGAGATCACCCTGCACGGGCCCTTCCACCAGGTGCCGGAGCTGCTGTACTTCCGCCGCGACCATCCCACCCGCGCCGAGCGGGCGAACCCCTCCAAACGCTCCCGGTGCGTCAACCTCGATCCGCGCCGGGCGGGCCTCCTGCACCCGACGCCCCGGCTGCTCGCCGAGTACGTCTGGGGTTTCGCCTCGGCGATCCGGCGGGCGCCGCTGTCCGCGGCGGACCGGCGCGCGTGTTTCGGCCACCTGGCCGCGTGGATGACCAGCCGGGTCCGGCCGGGCGCCGGCGAGCGGGTCGAGGACCGCGCCCCGGTCGATCCGGCCCGGCTCACCGTCTCCGTCGACGCCCTCGTCGCCGGCCGCGAGGGGAGGCGGGCATGA
- a CDS encoding DUF4910 domain-containing protein, with translation MAPMTVAGDEMHALVERLYPLCRSITGDGVRATLDIVGEYVPLRVHEVPTGTRVLDWTVPQEWNIRDAYIADAAGKRVVDFAASSLHVLGYSVPVSATMPLDELRGHLHTLPDHPSWVPYRTSYYKPEWGFCLAQETLDALPDGDYEVRVDSTLADGHLTYAEHVVPGQVADEVIVSCHVCHPSLANDNLAGIAVATYLARSLAERTPYYTYRFIFAPGTIGAITWLARNAERVERVKHGLVLACAGDRGHLTYKQSRRGDAEIDRVLRHVLTASGRPHDIKEFTPYGYDERQYCSPGFDLGVGSLSRTPYAGYPEYHTSADDPGFVSPEAMQDTLDVCLEAFGVLDRNRRYVNLSPYGEPQLGRRGLYDSLGGRSDAKEAQLAMLWVLSLSDGEHSLLDVAERSGLPFDTVAAAAGALHDAELIKA, from the coding sequence GTGGCGCCGATGACCGTGGCAGGCGACGAGATGCACGCGCTGGTGGAGCGGCTGTACCCGCTGTGCCGGAGCATCACCGGCGACGGGGTGCGCGCCACCCTGGACATCGTCGGCGAGTACGTCCCGTTGCGGGTGCACGAGGTGCCGACGGGGACCCGGGTGCTGGACTGGACGGTGCCGCAGGAGTGGAACATCCGGGACGCGTACATCGCCGACGCCGCCGGGAAGCGGGTCGTCGACTTCGCCGCGTCCAGCCTGCACGTGCTCGGCTACAGCGTGCCGGTGTCGGCGACCATGCCGCTGGACGAGCTGCGCGGACACCTGCACACCCTGCCGGACCACCCGTCCTGGGTGCCCTACCGCACCAGCTACTACAAGCCGGAGTGGGGGTTCTGCCTGGCCCAGGAGACCCTGGACGCGCTGCCGGACGGCGATTACGAGGTGCGCGTCGACTCCACGCTCGCCGACGGCCATCTCACCTACGCCGAGCACGTGGTCCCCGGGCAGGTCGCCGACGAGGTCATCGTCTCCTGCCACGTCTGCCACCCGTCGCTGGCCAACGACAACCTGGCCGGCATCGCGGTGGCGACGTACCTGGCCCGGTCGCTGGCGGAGCGGACGCCGTACTACACCTACCGGTTCATCTTCGCGCCCGGCACCATCGGGGCGATCACCTGGCTGGCCCGCAACGCGGAACGGGTGGAACGGGTCAAGCACGGGCTGGTGCTGGCCTGCGCCGGCGACCGGGGGCACCTGACGTACAAGCAGAGCAGGCGCGGCGACGCGGAGATCGACCGGGTGCTGCGCCATGTGCTGACGGCCTCCGGACGCCCGCACGACATCAAGGAGTTCACTCCCTACGGCTACGACGAGCGGCAGTACTGCTCACCGGGGTTCGACCTCGGCGTGGGATCGCTCAGCCGGACCCCGTACGCGGGCTACCCCGAGTACCACACCTCGGCGGACGACCCCGGCTTCGTCTCCCCGGAGGCGATGCAGGACACGCTCGACGTCTGCCTCGAGGCGTTCGGCGTCCTGGACCGCAACCGGCGGTACGTCAACCTCAGCCCCTACGGCGAGCCGCAGCTCGGCCGGCGCGGGCTGTACGACTCGCTCGGCGGCCGCAGCGACGCGAAAGAGGCCCAGCTGGCCATGCTCTGGGTGCTCAGCCTCTCCGACGGCGAGCACAGTCTGCTGGACGTGGCCGAGCGCTCCGGGCTGCCGTTCGACACCGTCGCCGCGGCGGCCGGAGCCCTGCACGACGCCGAGCTGATCAAGGCATGA